Below is a window of Humulus lupulus chromosome 2, drHumLupu1.1, whole genome shotgun sequence DNA.
ttaaaaaaagaaactattgtctttacatcacgacctttgggtcgtatatccaaaaaagaagaaaaaacaaatgagaagaattcaagaggcattcggggctggaggatcctgggcagcatcctggttagtcacgtcctcaacaacatcttcttcttccaaaccagcgacgcttggagtggtaggggtcgcggctcttgcctcctcttcggccagttgggcagcacatcgggccagctccgcagttctgacttcctctgaaaggtagctaaagtcagcaccctgattgtgtttccagaaattgtagaaacatcggagtgttgtcctcttgtacttttccagattcttggagttgtcaagctccaactgcttcacttttccctcgagggagagaatagccttatccttggtcttgagtacctcccccagatgtttgatttcgcggagatgggttttgttgaactcccggtactcttgcctcaacttgaccgctgcttccttcgcagcttcagcctcggacagcttagtcaccgctgcatccctctctcggatcacTGCCTCCATctccttagcatgcttagcctcagcaagcgaaagctcctcggccgctttcacctgaaacctctcgatggcttttgcctcggcctgctcgagataagcctgggctcgggtacgggcagtaatggcagaaagtaaggcctgtgcacaaaagaaaaaaaaaaaggacttaGAACTTATCGCGAGGACTAAAAAACTAATGACtcgaagaataaagaaacacttacgctggagatttcgttcaaagcccTGTTCATGAGCTGGTCGAttggcagctcttcagcttgaaccattgcggccctaacacgctcgcctttaccaatgcgatcgaggcggtccctggcggatcggatggcacggctcatgagtctggccccGTGAGCCTCTtgacgagaaagatgctccctggcaggcgcagctggaggattcggccgagcaggagtagtttgctgttcagaaggagctggaggaggagtaggagttcgcccagtcggcgcaggactttgcccagtaggCGTACCCTGAGGGGGATCTTCTggtcgacccttcttggctggagggccttgACTGGATTCActagttctcttcttaggcttacattggagttgaggaacttcctcttcctcctcagcctggtacatgtcgaaaatgttgggagttgacatatctgcatgaagataAACATAGCGAGTTTATAAAAAAGAGGCAGATGAGAGTAAGTTAGACaattgaaaggaggtaacaaagtaaatacccgagctacaactactggtcgctacactactgactctattagtcatatactcattatctggcatgaagaagtctgatcctaagtttggagcatatgtaaagttaccatccccgtcaaacaagtgacagggaatcggtaaaccatttaaaagcgaaataactttaccattatcattGGAAGATTCTCCCAAGCCAACAAtgggttctttggccttttctttccccttgccttggggagcagaaggcctttatgcggaagggctacccgtgggttccctgattgtaactcctgttggcctcctcctaggaggaggcacaggaggttgctgctcgggaaccccctcggcagagGCATCGCCCACCAcgggccctctattttcatggcgaggagccaggaggccagacgacctcaagttcttttcgagtgtcagggtcttgacacattttgctgcatcagacatcctggccagagtgttagacctcgacaccatgcttggtgttggggtcggacgtaaccaagggcctggaAAACAGATTAAGTTTAAGAAAAGATGAAAGGAAACACTTGATGTTAAAGCATCGACCAGACGAAGACAAATTTATACCTCCTCTCGCAAAGGCCAAGTTGtcactggttatgtccggagtgaagaagtactccttgttgtagtgccccacgtttgatatatgggtcgTACCGCTCAAGAACGAccggccggtctcctggtggcagaagtggaaaaagcccgtcccgttgtgctgtgggttggacttgaggtcaaaaagatagttgacctcgtgaggagaaggttctggccatttgttaagtttgtacaggacatagagtgtggccagcattctgtatccgtttggggttatttggaagggagcgacgccgaaataattggccacccccacaaagaaaggatgaagagggagataagctcccgcctcaatgtggtaccgggaccaggcgctgtttgcccctcctggacggttagccctctgatccgcggtgggacgtgtaatggttacccccgtgagggggaatttcctgaagcagttagcaaccattcggatggtcactgaactggctgggggagtataccactcgacatcaggcggattccgatgacgaggacgagccctagtttggatattagggttaggaacaagattttctcgaccactggtcgagggagccctagcctgcgaatcaggctgggcaaggGGAGTAGTGttgctttcagactcgggccttttcttgccagaagacttggagcgggccattggagaggaaggatgtggtctggaagagggtcgcgagaaaggaatctcgtggacacgtacagctggttgttcttccccctcgagcagctcggcaagaaggtcgtcgtcgatgggtctttcacctccccacaaatctggcattaaagtctgcaaacagaaaaaatggggaggtgaggaaataGAACTCTAAAAAGCTTGATGagataacgctggtcgagtataaaagttaggcttttatacaacagcatcctatcaaaaagctagtttttctatacgaacagtttgaaaagtggatcaaagggtgaaagtaaaaagtttttctataaaagctttttcaactccccttagggtgggaaaaatttatttttcaactggcttaaaaatcgaaatgttacttcggttttacgtcctaaaaagcatgatcctaggtttttaaactaactcgtagcTCTACtacgcctacaaaacattctgccTATAAGCAttttaaaccagaaacagaaagacTCAAACAGTATACATcatgagaaattagaagcatggggtttcgaaaactcaccaagaaaagtgatcgtgaatgcggaagaaaggtcttcggagattaaagagtccgcggtctgagtcttggaagtgcaggaaaacggtctccggagatGATGAAAGCTtcggtttttagggttttctgcaaagataatggcgtgcgtaaaaagaaggaagaggcttcgacggtcttatataagtttgtctccgatattaaaaaagtgtaatcattatttttccttttttcaaagtatggggaaacgtgatggccgtcgaaatcgtttctggggaactgaaaaggcatgattagacagaagtgggttgatTTTCTCGAgagcacacgaagggttctgacacgttaggaagggttaccgaagagtcgttcgttcaaagtttatttactgttcgtagtaaataaactttggggggaaaatgttatccaataaattagcattggtgacgtggcaattaatctcttgacacgtgtctgatacctggaagcgtctgctagagtatcgaccaggagacacagtagaagcaaggcaagcctgtcttacccgcgaccagtctggtcggtagttccgcatacaaggcaacatttatgggaagatctttatgaatcctgaaagtatctcatacaatcttctagatacccgattattcagggaagaatatctgtaacaatctcttgtaaccctccttgagcctataaataagaagagatagctcagaggaggggacttttggctttcgaatgaGAGGAAACAAGAGTAATTCTTcaagtaaatctgtattgttctttagaggagagtgaaactcattgaaccctggttctttgatcatcCTTCTGACGTTATATCAATATTattttaagtggacgtaggtcattaccagatcctggggccgaaccactataaattattgtgttttctttacttttgtcattgcgttcttctccatACATCTGTctatatcaatcacgttttgactccatgtcagttggccaaatcttgggtcaacaaacGTAAATTAGgatatgcttgaatgctctgtaccTGGATAACTGTTTAATGAATGTTTGCATACGTAGGGCTCAACCCTGTTTAGGAACATGATTATTATTGTGTTTGTGTTaaattggttaagataccatgatttatatgtatgcatacttgtatcgTCTGAAGTATGTTTATCTGTATTTGTATCTGATTGTCTAGTTATCTGAATGTttgattaaagccttgacttattagttaagggcggcaatagcgcgctgtgcGCTGGTTGAGAAGCTTAGGTCCAACCATGAATGTATTATTACGTTGGccccctatggtcgttggaaaacaaagtgcttggctagctctatggctagttactcagagctaagcacaagggccctaggtgactctatggtcacatagctagggcacagggcctcgggttgactctatggtcaacaaTTCAGGGTAAacatatgcatgcatgagtaagttATTATTGTTGTGCATGgtagatatgtatttggaatctgtatttactgttcatgcacatgtttaagttttcttgttgagcattggctcacgggtgctatgtggtgtaggtaagggaaaaggaaagctagactagccatgagttggagagcttcggtagcaacgtgtacatatgtggctgctcgtccCCCACGgctgaggatatctcagaggaaatAGGGTTGTATCatttattttgccgcttaggtcggctggttgtaacttttgatttgtatataccaTTTTAACCATTTGTTtgtaatgttttgggatcccatgtatgtatgaaactttcaaatgaaaagtcaatgtttctttttaccaaattttttaaccataaCCCTTGACGTTAACTTTAGTTATAGGTTTATAATaaaaatgacttgactagcaagtttgacactatttaaagtacacagtgtaacggtccctgattaggaggacgttacacatGCATTTGATGGTTCATAATGATATTTAGAGCAAATACAATCAGAATAGTATTTGCACATAAATGGAATTTGGGCAAACAAAGGTACATTACTTTTAacaatcattatatatatatgttgtcaTGTAGTGTGTGTTTGTATGTGTCTTATACTTTTTTTATTCTAAAACAAGCATAGTAGAGATAGACACAATCTTTCCTATGCAGAGAGGATTGTTGATAATTCTAACCAGAAGAGATGATGACTAATGCTTTGAGGATGTCTTCAAAACATGGTATTTTTTAATTGCTTCTCAATGTATCAATGTATAACACAAATTTGTTATAAATTTATTGGGGTCACAATTGTATATATAAAATGTGTGTTGGGTCATCAAATAAATAAGTCAAATTTATGTGGTCTATTTTGGAATAAAGTTTGACTTAAGGGCATGATTGTCATGATTTTAATATGTGGATACCAATTAGACAATTTCTgatttgatgaggggccaaattagAAATAGTTAATAAATATTACTAACTGTTTTGGCAGTTGGTAATATAATAGGTAATGGTCCCCATTTTTTGCATCATATCGTATTTTTCAGATTCCTGAATCCTCATCATCAGGAAAATAAGGCTTCAAAGGTTTTTGATTTAAAATTGGAAGATCATACCCTTTTACAAATGATTCAATGGACTCCGGTACGCTTCCGCTAATCTTTGGCTATTTATTGTTTGATTctcttgaattaattagggctaaATTCCGATTACAGTATTCTAACATTTGGTACCAGAGCAACCCTAAATTAGTTCTTGAGAATTTATGATATTATTGGTCCTCCATGAAATTCTTTTCGCCGTTGTGcatatgtatatttttatttgaGATTAAATTTGTTAATGATTTATTCAGTTTGTGCCAATTGAAATAATACGATTTGGGTTATAATCATTTCTGCCGAGTATATATTTCTCTGGTTTGTTTGGTTGTAATCATTCGATTACTAATATATCGCATAAGTTAGAATGCATATATtagtcacatatatatatatgatagatTCATATATATTCATGGGTACCAATTACGATTAACTTCATGCAAATACAGTATGATGTTATTAGTATATTCATTTATTGGCTGGCGTACTGTATTGTCAGCAGGTTAATCaatggcatatatatatatatggttctgTTTGTTTTGTACTCAGATTTAATCATGTAATTTTGTCTTGCACAGTTTTTTAGTTCTTTTTTCGgtgctatatatattttgtaatacagtaacaatttaattcaaattttggtTTTAGAATTTATTGAGGATATCTAATATTTAGttaaattaattgaaaaaaaatatcaccaaagtgatctcttttgtgtagattaatttaataaaaatattaagataATTGTGTGTATGTAATTCATGTGTTTATTAACTGACCCAAAGGTAAGTTAATATTTGACAgagtttcatacatacatatgGTGATAAATGTGTGACAATTATAAGGTATTTTTGTGTGAATAATATGTTAGTCCAAAGATTGCATATtatttgacataatttattgtcaaTGTTTGATCGCTATAACAAGAGTACCGCTTACAATTAATATTATTGTCCAAATACTTGATATTAATGATGTGTTTGGTATCTTGAGATGGGATTAACCattatttgaatttattgttttatttgGATTTTTATATGAGCATGTTAATTTATGTAATTGTATTGTTCTTTTCTAGCTGTTGCTTCTGTATCTGCTAACCTTAATTCGGTGCCGGTCCTTAATGGTAATAACTTTAAAGACTAGAAGGAGAACATTTTTATTGTTCTTGGCTGCATGGATCTTGACCTTGCATTAAGGATGGATCGGCCTGCTTCTCTTACGGATGCCAGTACCTCCGAGCAAAGGAGGATTTATGAGAAGTGGGACCGTTCAAACCGCATGAGTCTTATGATCATCAAGCGCGGCATACCTGAGGCTTTTAGGGGTGCGGTGTCCGAGGAGGTCACCGATGCCACAACTTTCCTTGCTGAAATTGAGAAACGCTTTGCAAAAAGCGATAAGGCAGAAACAAGTACTCTTTCAAAGAAACTTATTTCCATGAGGTTTAAGGGCAAGGAAAACATAagggagtacattatggaaatgTCTCACCTTGCTTCAAAGTTGAAGGCACTAAAGCTTGAGCTTTCGGATGACTTGCTTGTGCATTTAGTGCTTATCTCTCTTCCTCCACAATTCAGTCAATTCAAGGTCAGTTACAACTGTCAAAGGGAGAAGTGGACTCTTAATGAGCTCATTTCATTTTGTGTTCAAGAGGAAGAAAGATTGAAGCAAGAGAAGACTGAAAGTGCTCATTTGGCAAGCACCTCTAAGGATAAGGGCAAGAAAAGGAAGAATGAGGCTGCTAAGGATAAGGGTCCAGCACATAAGGAAACAAACTCAAGCCAACAACGATGATGGTTGTTTCTTTTGCAACATGAAAGGACACGTGAAGAAGGAATGTGCTAAGTACATTGCATGGCAAGCAAAGAAAGGTACATTTCTTACTTTGGTCTGTTTTGAGGTAAATTTAGCTTCAGTACCAAGAAACACTTGGTGGTTAGATTCCAGTGCTACTACTAACATCAGTGTTTCAATGCAGGGTTGCCTGAGTTACCGAAAGCCAAGTGATGCTGAAAGAAGCATTTATGTGGGAGACGGCAAGTCGGTGAATGTGGAAGCAATAGGGCATTTTAGGTTGTTGTTAAGTATTGGTTACTATTTGGACTTAATAGATACTTTTGTTGTACCGTCATTTAGGCGGAATTTGGTTTATGTTTCTTGTTTGGACAAATTAGGTTATTGTTGTTCATTTGGAAACAACTGCTTTAGTTTATCTATTAATTCAAATACTATTGGAACTGGTTCTCTTATGGTTTATGACAACTTATATTTGCTTGACACCGCTGCTTCTTATAATGAAACCTTAAATGTGGAATCACGTGGTACTAAGCGTAAAATAGATAATGAAAAATCAAGTTCCTTATGGCACAAACGGTTAGGTCACATCTCTAGAAATAGAGTTGAGCGACTTGTGTCTGATGGAATCTTGGATTCAATTGATTTTTCAGACTTTGATGTTTGCATTGAATGCATCAAAGGCAAACAGATCAAAACAAAGAAATTAGGTGCGAAAAGAGCTATGGACGTCTTAGAGTTGATACATACGGACATTTGTGGGCCATTTCCTACACCTTCTtggaatggtcaacaatattttgtatcattcatagatgattactcgaGATATGCGTACCTATTTCTACTTCATGAAAAGTCTCAAATCTTGGACGTGTTCAAATCTTTTAAggctgaagttgagaatcaacttagCAAAAGAATAAAGCAAGTCAGGTCTGACCGTTGTGGTGAGTACTATGGTAGATATGACGGATCAGGTGAACAACGTCCAGGACCTTTTGCCAGATATCTAGAGGAGTGTGGAATTGTCCCACAATACACTATGCCGGGATCTCCTAGCatgaatggtgtttctgaaagacgAAATCGTACTCTTAAAGATATGGTAAGGAGTATGATCAGTCATTCAACCTTACTAGAATCACTCTGGGGAGAGGCACTTAAGACAGCAGCCTACATTTTGAATAGGGTACCAACTAAAGCAGCtgcaaaaacaccttatgagATTTGGACGGGGCGAAAGCCTAGTCTTAAGCACTTTCACGTTTGGGGATGTCCAGCTGAAGCTAGGCCTTATAGGCCAAATGAAAAGAAGCTGGAACCCAAAACTGTGAGCAGCTACTTTATTGGATATTCTGAGCGATCTAGGGGTTTCAAGTTTTATGATCCCAAAGTAAGGAATATATTTGAAACGGGAACTGCAAAGTTTTTTGAGGATattgagtttggggggagaaatACGGTTAAGGACTTTGTTTTTTAGGAGGATTTAGAATCAACCACTCTTCTTGAAGATGAGTTGATTTCTATTCCATTAGTTGCTTTTGACAATGTTTAGGATTCCAATCCTGATATTAATCAAGTTTTAGATCAAGAGCAACCAAACATAGTCAATCAAACCCCAGAGGTacaaactcaacaacctcaagaacAAGTGCCTTTGCAACGATCCACTAGAGAAAGAAGAAATACTATTAATCCAGATGAATACATAGTGTATCTTcaagaacatgaggatgacaTTGGAATGATGGAAGATGATCCAATCAACTTTCATCAGGCCATGAAAAGTTCTAACTCTCAAAAGTGGAATGAAGCAATGAATGAAGAGTACAAGTctatgcaagacaataaagtttgggagcttgtcccattaccagaaggaaagaaaccgattggttgcaaatggatttttaagacaaaacgggATTCAAAAGGTAATGTGGAAAGGTATAAAGCTCGTCTTGTAGCAAAAGGATATACTCAAAAGGAAGGGATTGACTTTAAGGAGACCTTTTCTCCAGTTTCATCAAAGGACTCTTTTAGGACAATCATGGCACTTgttgcacattatgatttagagcttcatcaaatggatgtgaaaacaaCATTTCTCAATGGAAACAttgatgaaacaatatatatGATGCAACCTGAAAACTTTGTGTTAGGAGACCCAAAGAAGATGGTTTGCAAATTGACCAAATCCATTTATGGGCTCAAACAAGCTTCCCGTCAATGGTACCACAAATTTCATCAAGTGATTCTCTCGTTTggttttgagatgaatgttgttgatgattgtgtGTATCACAAGTTCAGTGGGAGTAAACACGTTTTCCTGgttttgtatgttgatgacatactgCTTGCCATAAATGATATAGGCATGTTGCACGAAACCAAGAGATTTCTGTCAAGaaattttgagatgaaagatcttggtgacacctcttttgttttaggaattcaaatacaTCGAGACCGTTCTCGGggtattcttggattatcacaaaagagctatatcgataaagtactcaaaaggtttggcatgcaagattgtagaccaGGTGATACCCCTGTCGTTAAAGGAGACAAATTTAGTCTTAAGCAATGCCCTAAAGAAAGccttgaaattcaagaaatgcaaaagattccctACGCTTCAgatgttgggagtctaatgtatgctcaaGTTTGTACGCGTCCGGATATAGCGTACATTGTTGGAGTGTTAGGCAGATACTTAAGCAATCCAGGAATTGATCACTGGAAAGCAGCCAAAAAGGTTATGAGATATTTGAAGAGAACAAGAGATTACATGCTCACATATAGGAGGTCAGATCACTTTGAGATCATTGGATATTCTGACTCCGACTTTGCGGGATGCCAAGATAGTAGGAGATCCACTTCGGGCTACATATATCTGTTAGgtggtggagctatatcatggaggagtgcAAAACAAACACTCATAGCTTCATCCACCATGGCAGCAgagtttgttgcatgttatgaGGCATCCAACCAAGGTATATGGCTGAGAAACTTTGTCACCGGGCTGCGCATTGTGGATGGAATTGAAAGACCACTTAAGTTGTATTGTGACAATAAGTCAGCTGTAttgtattccaacaacaacaGGAGCTCGACAAAGTCAAAACATATTGACATCAAGTTCCTTGTTGTAAAAGAAAGGGTACAGAGTGGACAGATTTGTATAGAACACTTAGGTACAAACTCCATGATTGCAGACCCCCTTACTAAGGGTTTGccacccaaggtctttcatgagcaCACTGCTCGTATGGGTGTTTTAGAGTATGAGGATATCTAGATTCAGTGGGAGTTTGTCTTTATTATCctttgtgttttatttgtttcaTGAAACTTGTGTATTTAGATATTTTTCTGATAAGAATTTATGTTATTAAGTTTATTTCATTTTGTATA
It encodes the following:
- the LOC133814023 gene encoding uncharacterized protein LOC133814023, which produces MDLDLALRMDRPASLTDASTSEQRRIYEKWDRSNRMSLMIIKRGIPEAFRGAVSEEVTDATTFLAEIEKRFAKSDKAETSTLSKKLISMRFKGKENIREYIMEMSHLASKLKALKLELSDDLLVHLVLISLPPQFSQFKVSYNCQREKWTLNELISFCVQEEERLKQEKTESAHLASTSKDKGKKRKNEAAKDKGPAHKETNSSQQR